One Ignavibacterium sp. DNA segment encodes these proteins:
- the glgC gene encoding glucose-1-phosphate adenylyltransferase, giving the protein MPSQGSSILRDTITVILAGGQGERLHPLTAVRSKPAVPFGGKYRIIDFALSNCLNSGFRRVYVLTQYKSDSLNMHLYEAWSIFNPELGEFIYSVPPQRKLNNEWYLGTANAIHQNLNLFSDKKAKWVLILGGDHIYKMDYLKFLDNHIEKAADMSIASLEIPKYEATRFGIVGVDENYIVNSFIEKPAKPPVIPDKPDYSFVNMGIYVFNANILREVLLEMESKKIKNHDFGQQVIPYMIQAGLKVVAYKFLDENKKSQPYWKDIGTLDSYYAANMDLISVIPEFNLYDPDWPLRTYQVQFPPAKTVSHEGERVGRTLNSLVCDGTIVSGGLVERSLLGPNVKVNSYSYITDSIIMNNVVIGRHARIRRAIIDKNVVIPEGCEIGFDPEKDKKRFTVTETGIVVIAKNLVVSDGK; this is encoded by the coding sequence ATGCCATCTCAAGGTTCATCAATTTTAAGAGATACAATTACAGTTATTCTTGCCGGCGGGCAAGGTGAAAGATTACATCCCTTAACTGCTGTAAGAAGTAAACCAGCCGTTCCATTTGGCGGAAAATATCGAATTATAGATTTTGCATTATCTAACTGCTTAAACTCAGGCTTTAGAAGAGTCTATGTATTAACGCAGTATAAATCTGATTCTCTTAATATGCACCTTTACGAAGCCTGGAGTATTTTTAATCCGGAGCTTGGAGAGTTTATTTATTCAGTTCCGCCTCAAAGAAAATTAAACAACGAATGGTATCTTGGAACTGCGAACGCAATTCATCAAAACTTAAATTTGTTTTCCGATAAAAAAGCAAAATGGGTTTTAATACTTGGCGGCGATCATATTTATAAAATGGACTATCTGAAATTTTTGGATAATCATATCGAAAAAGCTGCAGATATGTCGATTGCTTCTTTAGAAATTCCTAAATATGAAGCAACCCGATTTGGTATTGTAGGAGTTGATGAAAATTATATTGTAAATTCCTTTATTGAAAAACCAGCTAAACCGCCTGTCATTCCAGATAAACCTGATTATTCTTTCGTAAACATGGGTATCTATGTTTTCAATGCAAATATTCTTAGAGAAGTTTTGCTTGAAATGGAATCAAAGAAGATTAAGAACCATGATTTTGGTCAGCAAGTTATTCCATATATGATACAGGCAGGACTAAAAGTAGTTGCATATAAGTTTTTAGATGAAAACAAAAAAAGTCAGCCTTATTGGAAAGATATCGGAACGCTTGACAGTTATTATGCAGCAAATATGGATTTGATAAGCGTTATACCTGAGTTTAATCTGTATGATCCTGATTGGCCATTAAGAACTTATCAAGTTCAGTTTCCGCCTGCTAAAACAGTCTCGCACGAAGGTGAGCGTGTCGGTAGAACTTTAAATTCACTTGTTTGTGATGGAACAATTGTTTCCGGTGGTTTGGTCGAAAGATCACTGCTTGGTCCAAATGTTAAGGTTAACAGTTATTCCTACATCACTGATTCAATAATCATGAATAATGTTGTAATCGGAAGACATGCAAGAATCAGAAGAGCAATAATCGATAAAAACGTTGTTATTCCGGAAGGCTGCGAAATCGGATTTGATCCTGAAAAAGATAAAAAGAGATTTACAGTTACCGAAACCGGTATTGTTGTAATTGCTAAAAATTTAGTTGTGTCTGACGGTAAATAA
- a CDS encoding M1 family metallopeptidase yields the protein MVSYRKLSLSFIIIILSASSVLPQVFLKNKEFNDKKYFVSQQQKALDILFYDLSIDLDVDKKIVKGIAVLTAVKDQSNYTGLESEIELNLYDNMVITNVEINSKPAEYYRKKNRIFIKETEANFDTFKIEIEYSGTPQRGGFDGFVFGSIKGNSLVYNISEPDLASTFFPCDEDPSDKALLDIKITNDSQFVSVSNGNLIEIKNKGAKKTYHYKTVYPISPYLIAVYSAKYQTFSDTYISLDEQDTMQIYYYVLPEHFDNAKIDFAGHLDYMKTLSELFGEYPFIKEKYGVAEFLWNYGAMENQTITGIGYNFVNGNNFFEDTYVHELAHHWWGNSVGPKTWNDIWLNEGFASYAEALYAEAKNGKEALKSKMLSKFSSHFRGTLYAPKNLFGEAVYDKGAWVLHMLRDEIGDTNFFNVLNSYYEIYKYSNASVDDFKTVCENISRIDLTKFFDQWIYNGTEIIYCTYSFETESNDGLEEIELYIDQKTRDYPEFHFNLDVEIFYKDGTSETKSFFINKTNNKFNFNTDRKIEAILPDPESKLLAEFESEY from the coding sequence ATGGTATCTTACAGAAAACTTTCTCTTTCCTTTATTATTATTATACTTTCGGCATCATCTGTTCTCCCTCAAGTATTTCTGAAGAATAAAGAATTTAACGATAAAAAGTACTTTGTAAGCCAACAACAAAAAGCTCTTGATATTTTATTTTATGATCTTTCAATTGATCTGGATGTTGATAAAAAAATTGTAAAAGGTATTGCAGTCTTAACTGCCGTAAAGGATCAATCCAATTATACTGGTCTTGAATCTGAAATTGAACTAAATTTATATGATAATATGGTGATTACCAATGTTGAGATTAATAGTAAACCTGCAGAATATTATCGCAAAAAAAACAGAATATTTATTAAAGAAACAGAAGCCAATTTTGATACTTTTAAAATCGAAATAGAATATTCCGGAACACCGCAAAGAGGGGGTTTTGATGGATTTGTTTTTGGATCAATAAAAGGTAACTCATTAGTATATAATATAAGTGAACCGGATTTAGCATCAACCTTTTTCCCGTGTGATGAAGATCCGTCTGACAAAGCTTTACTTGACATTAAAATTACCAACGACTCGCAGTTTGTTTCTGTATCAAACGGAAATTTAATTGAAATTAAAAATAAGGGAGCTAAAAAAACTTATCATTACAAAACAGTCTATCCAATATCTCCATATTTGATTGCTGTTTATTCAGCTAAATACCAAACTTTTTCAGATACATATATCAGTCTTGATGAACAAGATACGATGCAGATATATTATTATGTTTTACCAGAGCATTTTGATAATGCAAAAATTGATTTTGCAGGACATTTAGATTACATGAAAACTTTATCTGAGCTTTTCGGAGAGTATCCGTTTATTAAAGAAAAATATGGTGTTGCAGAATTTTTATGGAATTATGGCGCAATGGAAAATCAAACTATTACCGGAATTGGTTATAACTTCGTTAATGGTAATAATTTTTTTGAAGATACTTATGTCCATGAACTTGCTCATCATTGGTGGGGCAATTCGGTTGGACCAAAAACATGGAACGATATCTGGCTTAATGAAGGTTTTGCATCTTATGCAGAAGCTTTATACGCAGAGGCGAAGAATGGTAAAGAGGCATTGAAATCCAAGATGCTTAGTAAGTTTAGCAGTCATTTCAGAGGGACTTTGTATGCCCCAAAAAATTTGTTCGGTGAAGCAGTCTATGATAAAGGAGCCTGGGTTTTACATATGCTGCGTGATGAAATTGGAGACACAAATTTTTTTAACGTATTAAACAGCTATTATGAAATTTATAAATATTCAAATGCTTCGGTAGATGATTTTAAGACAGTTTGCGAAAACATTTCACGTATAGACCTTACTAAATTCTTTGATCAGTGGATTTATAATGGAACAGAAATTATTTATTGTACTTACAGTTTTGAAACAGAAAGCAACGATGGTCTGGAAGAAATAGAATTATATATAGATCAAAAAACAAGAGATTATCCGGAATTTCATTTTAATCTTGATGTAGAAATATTTTACAAAGATGGTACATCTGAAACAAAGAGTTTTTTTATAAACAAAACAAACAACAAATTTAACTTTAACACAGACAGAAAAATTGAAGCAATTTTACCTGATCCTGAGTCTAAACTGCTGGCAGAGTTTGAAAGTGAATATTAA
- a CDS encoding UDP-2,3-diacylglucosamine diphosphatase: MNKTYLFISDIHLGLQSKEIENKKERQLVKFLEFAKDNCDELFIVGDLFDYWFEYKRVYQKGNFRTFTALQDLTEKGIKVHYFIGNHDFFHKDFFENEIGVQLYPDAKEFILNGKKFFIGHGDGLVKNDLGYNILKKILRNRFIQWLYGLIHPDIGVAVASRTSKSSRDYTTKKDYGEEDGLFGAAKNFIDHGNDYVLFGHLHKRCFLNYKQGIYINLGSWIENPCYGKFTDKFEIIDWK; encoded by the coding sequence GTGAATAAAACTTATCTTTTCATCTCCGATATACATCTTGGTCTCCAATCAAAAGAGATCGAGAATAAAAAAGAAAGACAGCTTGTTAAGTTTCTTGAATTTGCTAAAGATAATTGTGATGAACTGTTTATTGTAGGTGATCTTTTTGATTACTGGTTTGAGTATAAAAGGGTATATCAAAAAGGAAATTTCAGAACATTTACTGCTTTACAGGATTTAACTGAAAAGGGAATTAAAGTGCATTACTTTATCGGTAATCATGATTTTTTCCATAAAGATTTTTTTGAAAATGAAATTGGAGTTCAATTATATCCTGATGCGAAAGAATTCATTTTAAATGGTAAAAAATTTTTTATTGGTCACGGCGATGGACTTGTTAAAAATGATCTTGGTTATAATATTCTGAAAAAAATATTGCGCAACCGATTTATTCAGTGGTTGTATGGACTAATTCATCCTGATATTGGTGTTGCTGTGGCAAGCAGAACAAGTAAATCAAGCAGAGATTATACTACAAAAAAAGATTATGGTGAAGAAGATGGCTTGTTTGGAGCCGCTAAAAATTTTATTGATCATGGTAACGATTATGTTTTGTTCGGGCATTTGCATAAAAGATGCTTTTTAAATTATAAACAAGGTATTTACATTAACCTTGGATCATGGATTGAAAATCCTTGCTACGGAAAGTTTACTGATAAATTTGAAATAATAGACTGGAAATAA